The Rhodoflexus caldus genome includes a window with the following:
- a CDS encoding Glu/Leu/Phe/Val family dehydrogenase yields the protein MANQSQYIEPAPIKDKENPFESMMSRFNDAANILGLDDETYEVLKRPHRQVIVSLPVTMDNGKIKVFEGYRVIHSNILGPAKGGIRYDLGVNLDEVKALAAWMTWKCAVVDIPYGGGKGGIICDPRSMSAGELERLTRAYTSALVDVFGPDKDIPAPDMGTGQREMAWLMDEYSKAQGKTEPAVVTGKPLVLGGSLGRTEATGRGVMVTALAAMEKLKLNPAKSTCAVQGFGNVGSHAAILMEERGSKICGISDHTAAYWNDKGIDIQKAIEYKNKNNGILQGFDGGDLITNAELLEAKVDVLIPAAKEDVITQENAAKIRAKLIVEGANGPTSAKADSTLYNNDVSVVPDILANAGGVTVSYFEWVQNRIGYKWPLDRINRRTDRAMKDAFERVYKTAQKHNISLRLAAYVVAIAKVAETYKYRGGY from the coding sequence ATGGCTAATCAATCGCAGTACATAGAGCCTGCACCGATTAAGGACAAAGAGAATCCGTTTGAATCCATGATGTCCCGCTTCAACGATGCGGCCAACATTCTTGGGTTAGATGATGAAACGTATGAGGTTTTGAAACGTCCGCACCGTCAGGTAATTGTTTCATTGCCTGTAACGATGGACAACGGCAAAATAAAAGTTTTTGAAGGCTATCGCGTAATTCACTCCAATATCCTTGGCCCTGCCAAAGGCGGTATCCGCTACGATTTAGGGGTAAACTTAGACGAGGTAAAAGCCCTTGCCGCATGGATGACTTGGAAATGCGCCGTTGTGGATATTCCTTACGGCGGTGGTAAAGGCGGTATCATCTGCGACCCGCGCAGCATGTCGGCCGGCGAACTGGAACGCCTCACCCGTGCCTATACTTCTGCACTGGTAGATGTTTTCGGGCCTGATAAAGACATCCCTGCACCGGACATGGGCACAGGCCAGCGCGAAATGGCTTGGTTAATGGACGAATACTCTAAGGCACAAGGCAAAACCGAACCTGCCGTGGTAACAGGCAAACCCTTGGTTTTGGGCGGTTCGTTGGGACGCACCGAAGCTACGGGACGCGGCGTAATGGTAACAGCACTTGCTGCCATGGAAAAACTGAAACTGAACCCTGCCAAATCTACCTGTGCCGTGCAAGGCTTCGGTAACGTAGGCTCACACGCCGCCATTCTGATGGAAGAGCGCGGCTCAAAAATCTGTGGCATCAGCGACCACACAGCCGCTTACTGGAACGACAAAGGCATTGATATTCAAAAAGCCATTGAGTATAAAAACAAAAACAACGGCATCCTGCAAGGCTTTGACGGCGGCGACCTGATTACCAACGCCGAGTTGTTGGAAGCAAAAGTGGATGTACTGATTCCCGCCGCCAAGGAAGACGTTATCACACAGGAAAACGCGGCAAAAATCCGCGCAAAACTGATTGTAGAAGGCGCTAACGGCCCAACTTCTGCCAAAGCAGACAGCACCTTATACAACAACGATGTTTCCGTTGTGCCCGATATTTTGGCAAATGCCGGCGGTGTAACGGTTTCTTACTTTGAATGGGTACAAAACCGCATCGGTTACAAGTGGCCGCTTGACCGCATCAACCGCCGTACTGACCGTGCCATGAAAGACGCTTTTGAGCGCGTTTACAAAACCGCACAGAAGCACAATATTTCACTGCGTTTGGCAGCTTACGTGGTGGCTATTGCCAAAGTAGCCGAAACTTACAAATACCGCGGCGGTTATTAA
- a CDS encoding response regulator transcription factor yields the protein MKKILLIEDDFTLSRNIKDALTDAEWQVEVAYQGAIAEKLLQREIYDCIILDINLPDKNGYDICRNFRRYNQSTPVLMLTAFGELEDKVQGFECGADDYLTKPFYIRELLLRIQSLLKRSEKTPAFAKILASGDILIDLAAKTVSRQGTSIELTPREFQILVKLAENQGEIISKKELIEAIWGHAVDVNTNTVEVYINFLRNKIDKPFGKNSIRTKPGYGYYLSN from the coding sequence TTGAAAAAAATATTGCTCATAGAAGACGACTTTACGCTCAGCAGAAACATCAAGGATGCCCTTACCGATGCCGAATGGCAGGTAGAGGTAGCCTATCAGGGGGCTATTGCCGAAAAACTGCTGCAAAGGGAAATTTACGACTGTATCATATTAGACATCAACCTGCCCGATAAAAACGGCTACGACATCTGCCGAAATTTTCGGCGTTACAACCAGTCCACCCCCGTGCTGATGCTGACAGCCTTCGGCGAATTGGAAGACAAAGTGCAGGGCTTTGAATGCGGCGCCGATGACTACTTAACTAAACCGTTTTACATCCGGGAACTGCTCTTGCGGATACAATCGCTGTTGAAACGCAGTGAAAAAACACCGGCGTTTGCCAAAATACTGGCATCAGGCGATATTTTGATTGACCTTGCGGCAAAAACCGTGAGCAGGCAAGGCACAAGCATAGAGCTCACCCCCCGCGAATTTCAAATATTGGTTAAATTGGCTGAAAATCAGGGCGAAATCATCTCCAAAAAAGAACTCATTGAGGCAATTTGGGGGCACGCCGTAGATGTAAACACCAACACGGTGGAAGTCTATATCAACTTTTTGCGAAATAAAATTGACAAACCCTTTGGCAAAAACTCCATCCGCACCAAACCCGGCTACGGCTACTATTTAAGTAATTAA
- a CDS encoding efflux RND transporter periplasmic adaptor subunit produces the protein MQRPFVVSALSLLLMVAAGCTTHNPPAEPEQIAFSMSDTMLKKVTFHQADSSEVKNEMRFFGKIAADNNKLAQVYPIVSGVVKSIAVELGDYVQQGQVLASIESGEVAEFQKEMLNALSEVAIAEKNLAVARDLFAGKLNSEKDIAVAEKELEKAKAELTRITEVYKIYSLKNGSIYNITAPISGFIVSKKINQNEQIRSDISEPLFSIAEINEVWALANITESDIAKVQVGYEADVRTLAFPDSVYRGKIDKIFNAIDPETKSMKVRVRIPNKNLMLKPEMNCTVSVRFSEKKKMISVPSAAVIFDKNKYWVMVFKDRHNIETRQVEPYRQLPDVTYLSAGLNAGENVIVKNALLVYDALND, from the coding sequence ATGCAACGTCCTTTTGTTGTCTCTGCCCTTAGCCTGCTGCTCATGGTAGCAGCGGGTTGCACCACACACAATCCGCCTGCTGAACCGGAACAAATCGCTTTTTCAATGAGCGATACGATGCTCAAAAAAGTAACTTTTCACCAAGCCGACAGCAGCGAAGTAAAAAACGAAATGCGCTTTTTCGGCAAAATAGCTGCCGACAACAACAAACTTGCACAAGTTTACCCGATTGTGAGCGGCGTGGTGAAATCCATTGCCGTAGAATTGGGCGACTACGTACAGCAAGGGCAGGTGCTGGCAAGCATAGAAAGCGGCGAAGTTGCCGAATTTCAGAAAGAAATGCTCAATGCGCTTAGCGAAGTTGCCATTGCCGAAAAAAATCTGGCGGTTGCCCGCGACCTGTTTGCAGGCAAATTGAATTCGGAAAAAGACATAGCCGTTGCCGAAAAAGAATTGGAAAAAGCCAAAGCCGAACTTACGCGAATTACGGAAGTCTATAAAATTTACAGCCTCAAAAACGGCTCTATCTACAACATCACCGCACCCATCAGCGGATTTATTGTGAGCAAAAAAATCAACCAAAACGAACAAATCCGTTCCGATATTTCCGAACCGCTGTTTTCCATTGCCGAAATTAACGAAGTGTGGGCACTTGCCAACATCACCGAAAGCGACATTGCCAAAGTGCAGGTAGGCTACGAAGCTGACGTGAGAACGCTTGCTTTCCCCGACTCTGTCTATCGCGGCAAAATTGACAAGATTTTCAACGCGATAGACCCCGAAACAAAATCTATGAAAGTGCGGGTGCGCATCCCGAACAAAAATTTGATGCTCAAACCCGAAATGAACTGCACCGTATCGGTTCGCTTTTCGGAAAAGAAAAAAATGATTAGCGTGCCTTCCGCCGCGGTCATCTTTGATAAAAACAAGTATTGGGTGATGGTATTTAAAGACCGCCACAACATAGAAACGCGCCAAGTAGAGCCATACAGGCAACTGCCCGATGTTACCTACCTTTCGGCAGGACTGAATGCAGGCGAAAACGTGATTGTTAAAAACGCGCTGCTGGTTTACGATGCCCTTAACGACTAA
- a CDS encoding sensor histidine kinase, which produces MNIRNKIQLYVSSSVTLLAGAVLFFIYQLFANYREEEFQQRQKERITTTLRFITEIEKADNELIETLDQLTIHQLYDEKLLIFNKNKELIYTSIDDTPIPYPERILQQLSAEQTWVEQKDGKYDVIGIYIEKDKKAYYGISKAYDRFGYSKLNYLRNVLISAFFVIIAVLLATTYWIARSITRPLTAITQQVAAYSIGQSAPEQSALPGNDEIAILANKFALLMQRTNEAFLFQKHFIHHLSHELKTPISILVSNFERMEKETSPEMLRAMLQEQKENTKVLSEIIDALLAISKSEAGGSLPSVETLRIDELLFDVAEEVKALFSKFLMAVNYAPDSENVLSVRGSKRLLSIVFRNLLYNAAQYSPEQQVGVEIAAADSNRISLTFRNQGAVIAEGEQPFLFRHFFRGANSRGKRGLGLGLVLAHKIITLHGGTISYRIDEAGMNTFQVLLPLS; this is translated from the coding sequence ATGAACATCCGCAATAAAATACAGTTGTATGTTTCTTCTTCCGTTACCTTGCTTGCCGGGGCAGTGCTGTTTTTTATCTATCAACTTTTTGCCAACTATCGCGAAGAAGAGTTTCAGCAGCGACAAAAGGAACGAATAACCACTACCTTGCGCTTTATCACCGAAATAGAAAAAGCCGACAACGAACTTATTGAAACATTAGACCAACTCACCATTCACCAATTGTACGACGAAAAGTTGCTGATTTTCAACAAGAACAAAGAACTGATTTACACCAGCATTGACGATACGCCGATTCCGTACCCGGAAAGAATCTTGCAGCAGCTCTCCGCCGAGCAAACATGGGTAGAACAAAAAGACGGCAAATACGATGTCATCGGCATCTACATTGAAAAAGACAAAAAAGCCTATTACGGCATCAGCAAAGCCTACGACCGATTCGGTTATTCAAAGCTCAACTACCTGCGCAATGTGCTGATAAGTGCTTTTTTTGTCATTATTGCCGTTCTGTTGGCAACAACCTATTGGATTGCCCGCAGCATTACGCGCCCGCTGACTGCCATTACCCAACAGGTCGCCGCTTATTCCATTGGTCAGTCGGCGCCGGAACAATCTGCACTGCCGGGAAACGACGAAATCGCCATTTTAGCAAATAAGTTTGCACTTTTGATGCAGCGCACCAATGAGGCTTTTTTGTTTCAAAAGCACTTCATCCACCACCTTTCACACGAATTAAAAACGCCCATCAGCATTTTGGTTTCCAATTTTGAGCGGATGGAAAAAGAAACCTCCCCTGAAATGCTGCGCGCCATGCTGCAAGAGCAAAAGGAAAACACGAAGGTTTTGAGTGAAATCATAGATGCGTTGCTGGCTATCTCCAAGTCCGAAGCGGGGGGCAGTTTGCCTTCGGTAGAAACTTTGCGCATTGATGAGTTGCTTTTTGATGTTGCAGAAGAGGTCAAAGCCCTGTTTTCAAAGTTTTTGATGGCTGTAAACTATGCCCCCGACAGCGAAAACGTTTTGTCCGTTCGGGGAAGCAAGCGATTGTTGAGCATCGTTTTTCGCAACCTGCTCTACAACGCGGCACAGTACAGCCCCGAACAACAAGTAGGTGTAGAAATTGCCGCCGCCGACAGCAACCGCATTTCCCTCACCTTTCGGAATCAGGGGGCTGTCATTGCCGAAGGCGAGCAGCCTTTTTTGTTTCGGCATTTTTTCAGAGGTGCTAACAGTCGCGGCAAGCGCGGCTTGGGCTTGGGTTTGGTATTGGCACATAAAATCATCACCCTGCACGGCGGCACTATCAGCTATCGGATAGATGAGGCAGGCATGAACACGTTTCAGGTTTTGCTGCCTTTAAGCTAA
- a CDS encoding PAS domain-containing protein — protein sequence MSEDDIAALLPHCLKSSETYSLIITDLEGNYIFVNEVFRKRFSFITENFIGKPAFIAIYPEDHAVCAKAVEQCLANPEKIVKVDLRKPDTSQTDFYWTSWEFSVFRNKENVPVGILCLGYDITETERASRQAKAFAQKVDTIIEEITDGFYQLDNQWRFTRINKVAEKILGIPREKLLGKCLWDLFPDTPDYNYPTQFRKAMQDGISTTFEDYRPDLDKWFSAIVYPSTEGLTVFFRDITQEKKNIRQLEQQEFMLRAIYNSTTEASTFIDTELTIRYNNHVAQQVTQEVFGKAAQAGDYSLDYVLPEYREEFKNFYHRVLQGESIVLERTDGPKWWRFSLLPVYDEQRHVIGIAHNVQDVTERKERECNLAESRQQLQKTIEAIPHPLLIVDENITIQYVNSEFEKVFGYEADEVLDRAIDFLIPERFRSGHNQLHRRYMEEGGKSIRMGRFLAALTKDGREIVIDASLNSFTSNNRRYAIVILQDVTEQKQHQDTIIQQNKILQDIAWQQSHDLRRPVANILGLCDLLNNYPNQTEADKRLYVNYLNVAAQELDKIIHKIVDATNSLEN from the coding sequence ATGAGCGAGGATGATATAGCCGCACTGTTGCCGCACTGTTTGAAAAGTTCGGAAACTTACTCCCTGATTATCACAGACTTAGAGGGGAATTATATTTTTGTGAACGAGGTTTTCAGGAAGCGTTTTTCGTTTATCACAGAAAATTTTATCGGGAAGCCTGCTTTTATTGCCATCTATCCCGAAGACCACGCTGTTTGTGCCAAAGCCGTAGAGCAATGCTTGGCTAATCCCGAAAAAATTGTCAAGGTAGATTTGCGCAAGCCCGATACTTCGCAGACCGATTTTTATTGGACATCGTGGGAATTTTCCGTTTTTAGAAACAAAGAGAATGTGCCCGTAGGCATCCTCTGTTTAGGCTATGACATCACCGAAACCGAAAGAGCAAGCCGACAGGCCAAAGCATTTGCACAAAAAGTAGATACCATTATTGAAGAAATCACGGACGGCTTCTATCAGTTAGACAATCAATGGCGATTTACACGCATCAACAAAGTGGCTGAAAAAATCTTGGGCATACCGCGCGAAAAGTTACTGGGCAAATGCTTGTGGGATTTGTTTCCCGATACCCCCGATTACAACTATCCCACACAGTTTCGCAAAGCCATGCAAGACGGTATCAGCACCACTTTTGAGGATTACCGTCCCGATTTAGACAAGTGGTTCAGTGCCATTGTTTACCCTTCTACCGAAGGTTTGACCGTATTTTTCAGGGATATTACGCAGGAAAAGAAAAACATTCGCCAATTGGAGCAGCAGGAGTTTATGCTGCGGGCAATCTACAACAGCACTACCGAAGCAAGTACTTTTATTGATACCGAACTAACGATTCGCTACAATAACCATGTGGCACAACAAGTTACCCAAGAGGTTTTCGGCAAAGCTGCCCAAGCAGGTGATTATTCGCTGGACTATGTATTGCCCGAATACAGAGAGGAGTTCAAAAACTTTTACCACCGCGTATTGCAGGGCGAAAGTATCGTGCTGGAACGAACGGACGGGCCTAAGTGGTGGCGATTTTCTCTGCTGCCTGTTTATGATGAGCAACGGCATGTCATAGGCATTGCGCATAACGTACAGGATGTTACCGAGCGGAAAGAACGGGAGTGTAATTTGGCAGAAAGTCGCCAACAACTGCAAAAAACCATTGAGGCCATTCCTCATCCGCTGCTGATTGTGGATGAAAACATTACTATCCAATATGTAAACAGCGAATTTGAAAAAGTTTTCGGCTACGAGGCAGACGAAGTGCTGGACAGAGCCATTGATTTCCTGATTCCCGAAAGGTTCAGGAGCGGCCACAATCAGTTGCACAGGAGGTACATGGAAGAAGGCGGCAAATCCATCCGCATGGGCAGATTTTTGGCAGCGCTCACCAAAGACGGCCGAGAAATCGTGATTGATGCAAGCCTGAACTCTTTCACCTCCAATAATCGGCGATATGCCATTGTGATTTTACAAGACGTAACCGAGCAGAAACAACATCAGGATACCATTATTCAACAGAACAAAATCCTGCAAGACATCGCTTGGCAACAGTCGCACGATTTGCGCCGCCCCGTTGCCAATATTTTGGGGCTATGCGACTTGCTGAACAACTACCCCAATCAAACAGAAGCAGACAAACGGCTGTATGTCAATTATCTGAACGTTGCGGCGCAAGAGTTAGATAAAATTATCCACAAAATTGTTGATGCAACCAATTCCCTTGAAAATTAA
- a CDS encoding arginine deiminase family protein translates to MIHVNSEIGTLRRLIIHSPDSGLGKVVPSKAQDWLFEDIVHLKTMRRDEYDYYVKTLLYFLDPEKVRGKLAEIDDPRKHRAFYKPDDPHFHASDKVMDIEYLLGDILADADIRRELVASIAALEQCSFALQNELLQLEPRLLAKTIISGALPNEKMIFAPVPNFIFTRDIGITINNHILLNRPAKEARRRESFIARYVFYYHPAFESIRKNIIEIPDDEQFFLLDGIERENRQVTLEGGDIMMVAPNHLLVGISERTSAHAVNKIIQALFSRNVLQKVTVIRIPAKRDFMHIDTVFTQVKRNMWVLYGKFSKRNLEEKDLLEKFYKKGDENKLKIVQYVKDSTHPHEFDNMEDLLDDISRNDLHATEPTQFIYSGDYEFPYSLREQWTDSCNLLALKDGVVIGYDRNDKTAEAFAKHGFRIIKAADLLQQFESGTLSPETITDTLIMLPSAELSRARGGSHCMSMPLLRDSVL, encoded by the coding sequence ATGATTCATGTAAACTCTGAAATCGGCACACTGCGCCGACTCATTATCCACAGCCCCGACAGTGGTTTGGGAAAGGTCGTTCCTTCAAAAGCACAGGATTGGCTTTTTGAAGACATCGTTCACCTGAAAACCATGCGCCGCGATGAGTATGACTACTATGTGAAAACGCTGTTGTACTTTTTAGACCCCGAAAAGGTGCGCGGCAAGTTGGCTGAAATTGACGACCCGCGTAAACATCGTGCATTTTATAAACCCGACGACCCGCATTTTCACGCCTCCGACAAGGTGATGGACATTGAATACCTGCTGGGCGATATTCTGGCGGATGCAGATATCCGACGCGAGTTGGTCGCATCTATTGCCGCGTTAGAACAATGTTCTTTTGCTTTGCAAAACGAACTGCTGCAATTAGAGCCGCGATTGTTGGCAAAAACCATTATTTCGGGTGCGTTGCCCAACGAAAAAATGATTTTTGCGCCTGTTCCTAATTTTATCTTCACGCGCGATATCGGCATCACCATTAACAACCATATTTTGCTGAACCGTCCGGCCAAAGAAGCCCGCCGCCGCGAGTCGTTCATTGCCCGCTATGTGTTTTACTACCATCCGGCATTTGAAAGCATCCGCAAAAACATTATTGAAATCCCTGATGATGAGCAATTTTTCCTGCTGGACGGCATAGAGCGCGAAAATCGTCAGGTTACGCTGGAAGGCGGCGATATTATGATGGTTGCCCCGAACCATCTGCTGGTCGGTATCAGCGAGAGGACAAGCGCACACGCTGTCAATAAAATTATTCAGGCGCTGTTCAGTCGCAATGTGTTGCAGAAAGTTACTGTTATTCGCATACCTGCCAAACGCGATTTTATGCACATTGATACGGTTTTCACGCAGGTGAAACGCAACATGTGGGTGCTGTACGGCAAATTTTCCAAGCGGAATCTGGAAGAAAAGGATTTATTGGAAAAATTTTACAAAAAAGGCGATGAAAATAAGCTGAAAATCGTGCAGTACGTAAAAGACAGCACACACCCGCATGAGTTTGACAACATGGAAGACCTGCTGGACGACATCAGCCGCAACGATTTGCACGCCACCGAGCCTACGCAATTTATCTATTCGGGCGATTATGAGTTTCCGTACAGCCTGCGCGAGCAGTGGACAGACTCCTGCAACCTGCTGGCACTGAAAGACGGGGTTGTTATTGGCTACGACCGCAACGACAAAACCGCCGAGGCCTTTGCCAAGCACGGTTTCCGCATCATCAAGGCTGCCGATTTGTTGCAACAATTTGAAAGCGGCACACTGTCGCCCGAAACCATCACCGATACGCTGATTATGCTGCCTTCGGCCGAGCTGTCCCGCGCCCGCGGCGGTTCGCACTGTATGAGTATGCCGCTGCTGCGCGACAGCGTGTTGTAA
- a CDS encoding TolC family protein: protein MKHIGKIIFLLAVGGLSVRCAYAADTLRVSLRQADSIFQVRSYYLLAAALNVEAQRAQVLQASLYPNPVFTADLNAFNPERRRWADIGSEGQKAFQIEQLILLGGKKKAEIQLARTNALIAETELQRLSRELKFRLHTQLFASGQQRILLAKYNSQMALLDTLLNTYGEQAAKGNIPLKEVVRLKSAYLKLGNDRAALYQDFYETQAQLQTLLQTDKIIRFEFAESEITGYIKDVALSQLQQEALNSRPDWLMMQQQKTFAEQYLAYQQKLAVPNVNLFANYDQRGGAFNDQLNVGLNIELPLFNRNQGNIRSARYKLQETEQLVKAFENEMMSRLRTAYDSYRQTISEYNRASRLYNADFEIILQGMTDNFRKRNVSIIEFIDFFESYNDALSELMRTKIQLVTSAEQLNLLTGKDIY from the coding sequence ATGAAGCACATCGGAAAAATCATTTTTTTGCTTGCGGTCGGCGGCTTGTCGGTTCGCTGTGCCTATGCCGCAGATACGCTTCGGGTCAGCCTCCGACAGGCTGACAGCATCTTTCAGGTGCGCAGCTATTACCTGTTGGCAGCCGCGCTCAATGTGGAAGCGCAACGGGCGCAGGTGTTGCAGGCAAGCCTTTACCCCAATCCCGTGTTTACGGCAGACCTCAACGCCTTTAACCCCGAACGCCGCCGATGGGCAGACATAGGTTCGGAAGGGCAAAAAGCCTTTCAGATAGAACAACTCATTTTGTTGGGCGGCAAGAAAAAAGCCGAAATACAACTGGCACGCACCAACGCCCTGATTGCCGAAACTGAACTGCAACGGCTAAGCCGCGAACTGAAATTTCGGCTGCATACCCAACTGTTTGCTTCCGGGCAACAGCGGATACTCCTTGCCAAATACAACAGCCAAATGGCACTGCTGGATACCCTGCTGAACACCTACGGCGAACAGGCAGCCAAAGGCAACATCCCGCTCAAAGAGGTAGTGCGCCTCAAAAGTGCTTATTTGAAGTTGGGCAACGACCGTGCAGCCCTCTATCAGGATTTTTACGAAACGCAAGCGCAATTGCAAACCCTGCTGCAAACCGATAAAATCATTCGGTTTGAGTTTGCCGAAAGCGAAATTACGGGCTACATCAAAGATGTTGCCTTGAGCCAACTCCAACAGGAAGCACTCAACTCACGCCCCGATTGGCTGATGATGCAACAACAAAAAACGTTTGCCGAACAATACTTGGCGTATCAGCAAAAATTAGCCGTTCCGAATGTCAATTTATTTGCCAACTACGACCAGCGCGGCGGTGCTTTTAACGACCAGCTCAACGTAGGGCTGAACATAGAGCTTCCCCTGTTCAACCGCAATCAGGGCAATATTCGCAGTGCCCGCTACAAGTTGCAGGAAACCGAACAGTTGGTAAAAGCCTTTGAAAATGAGATGATGAGTCGCCTGCGTACCGCCTACGACAGCTATCGGCAAACCATATCGGAATACAACAGGGCTTCGCGCCTCTACAACGCCGACTTTGAAATCATCCTGCAAGGCATGACCGATAACTTCCGCAAGCGGAACGTATCCATTATTGAGTTCATTGATTTTTTTGAGTCGTACAACGATGCGCTTTCCGAACTGATGCGCACCAAAATCCAATTAGTAACCTCTGCCGAACAACTCAATCTTCTTACCGGAAAAGACATTTATTGA